In Chrysiogenia bacterium, the genomic window AAAAAAATCACGGAAAAGGAGAAGAAGAGAAAGACGAAAGGCTTCACCACATTGCGCTCCCCCGCAGCCGGGGGAGCTGTCCGGCAAGGCCGGACTGAGGGGGCTCCCCGCGCGGGAGACAATCCGTCCACGCCTGCCCTGAGCCCGCCGAAGGGTGCACGATTCGGAGTCGGGAGTGGCGCTGCCTCGCGCCCCCATCAGCCCCTGCGGGGCAGCTTCCCCCGGCGGCGGGGGAAGCGCGCGAGGGTGCGCGCGCTTCGCGCTTACCGCACCTGCGCCAGCAGGATCTCGATCCCGCTCTGTCCGGGCTCGACCGGTTCGGGATACACGCCCTCGATGTCGCCGGCGCGCGGCATGGCGTCGCCGCTTCGTGAGAGGCGGGCCTTGATGGAGAGCGGGCCGGTGAACTCGATGCCCGGGACCATGGAGTCCTTGGGGCCGAGCTCGAAGGCGAGCGGGAACCGGGGATCGGCGATGCGCTTGACCGCCGCGGGCGGGCCGCTCTCGCTCTTGCGGGCGATGATGTAGAGGACGTTGCCGGGCTCGACGCTGGCGGCCTGGCTCAAAGTGATGACGCCGGTGACCGGCGCGCCGGGCGCCTGGGGGGCCAGGGCTTCGGGAGCGGCCTGCTGCTCGCACGCGCCAGCAAAGAGGACGAGGACCAGAGCGATCAGGGAGAGACGACGCATGGGAAACTCCTTCAGGCGACGGCCGCGGCCGCCGTCCGGGGCTTTATAGCGCAGCCAATGAGAAAGCGAAGAGTACAGTGAAAACCTCGGGGCCTGCCGATCGGTACAGAGCAAGGAGGGCGAAGTCCTTTGTGATATAGGTCAAATCTTTGACTGTGTCGACCGGGATTGGTACAATGCTTTTACTTAGTGAAGGGCAGTCGGGCGGGACTTTTCATGCTTTTCCTTTCGGGAAGGGGGAGCGATGCACTTGGCCGCGGGGATGGCGATCTCCCGCGGGTCAGGAAGAGGCCTGTATGCAGGAGCTTCGAATACTGGTGGCCGACGATGCCGGCGTGATGCGGCACCTGCTCTCCCACTGGCTCAACAAGATGGTGCACTGCAAGCTGACCCTCGTAAATGACGGGCTCGAGGCCATCCGGGCCCTCCACGAGGCCTCCGAGCAATCGACTCCCTTCGACCTCATCATCACCGACATCAAGATGCCCCACGTCGACGGCATCCGCGTCATTGAATACGTGCGCGAGAAGATGAGCGACCCGGAAACCCCGATCATTGTGATTACCAGCGTGGCCGCCCCGGCCATGCGCGAGAGGGCGCTGCAGCTGGGCGCGACGACCTACATCACCAAGCCGCTCAAGTACTACGAGCTCCTTCGCGCCATGCTGCGCCTGTTCGGAAAAGACTACCAGGAAATCGAAAAGCCGCTGGCCTGCTAGGGGGCGCTCCGCGCCCTTTCCTGGGCAAATCGCTCCCACTCACTGGGCGCCGCCCGCGGCGGCGGGTAGACTTGCCCGGACATGGCAAAGAAATACCGCAACAAGATCGCCGGCCGGTGGAAGGGCGCGCGCAGCCACCAGAGCATTGTCTCCCCCTACAGCGGCAAGGCCGTGGGCGAGGTGGCGCTGGCCGGCGCCGCCGACTGCGAGGCCGCCATCGCCGCCGCGCATGAGGCGCTCGAGATCACCCGCGCCATGCCCTCCCACGCAAGGGCGCGCGCCTGCGCCGAGACGGCCGCGGGAATCGAGCGCCGGGCCGACGAGCTCGCCGAGATGATCACCGCCGAGGCGGGAAAGCCCATCCAGTACTCGCGCGGCGAGGTGGCCCGCGCCGTGGCGACCTTCACCCTGGCGGCCGAGGAGGCCAAGCGCATGGGCGGCGAGGTCATCCCCATCGACCTGGCCGAGCGCACCGAAGGCTACCTGGCGCTTACCGGGCGCTTCCCGCGCGGGGTGCTTTCGGCGGTCACGCCCTTCAACTTCCCGCTCAACCTGGTCGCCCACAAGATCGCCCCCGCCATGGCGACGGGCACGCCGATTGTTTTGAAGCCCTCGCGTCAGGCCCCGCTCACCGCGCTGCTGCTGGCCGAGATCATCGAGGAGACGAGCTGGCCCGAAGGGGCGCTCAGCGTGCTGTACTGTGAGGACGAGGTGGCCGAGCAGCTCGTCACCGATGAGCGCATCGCGACCTTCTCGTTCACGGGCAGCGACCGGGTCGGCTGGATGCTTCGGAGCAAGGCGCCCAAGGCGAAGGTCGTGCTCGAGCTGGGCAGCGACGCCGCCGCCATCGTGTGCGCCGATGCCGATCTCGAATGGGTCGTCCCGCGCTG contains:
- a CDS encoding aldehyde dehydrogenase family protein, which produces MAKKYRNKIAGRWKGARSHQSIVSPYSGKAVGEVALAGAADCEAAIAAAHEALEITRAMPSHARARACAETAAGIERRADELAEMITAEAGKPIQYSRGEVARAVATFTLAAEEAKRMGGEVIPIDLAERTEGYLALTGRFPRGVLSAVTPFNFPLNLVAHKIAPAMATGTPIVLKPSRQAPLTALLLAEIIEETSWPEGALSVLYCEDEVAEQLVTDERIATFSFTGSDRVGWMLRSKAPKAKVVLELGSDAAAIVCADADLEWVVPRCVIGAFAYAGQICISTQRILVEQSVHGAFLDAFLAHVEKLPVGDPSDLKTVVGPVIDEASANRIEEWTAEAIDAGAKRLLGGKREGNVLWPTVLTDLPENTTLGCSEVFGPLAVIEPFEDFSAALTRVNESRYGLQAGLFTKDISRAFEAWRKLDVGGLVVGDFPMLRVDNHPYGGVKDSGTGREGVRPAMEELTEVKTLLIKT
- a CDS encoding response regulator, whose translation is MQELRILVADDAGVMRHLLSHWLNKMVHCKLTLVNDGLEAIRALHEASEQSTPFDLIITDIKMPHVDGIRVIEYVREKMSDPETPIIVITSVAAPAMRERALQLGATTYITKPLKYYELLRAMLRLFGKDYQEIEKPLAC